In one Solanum dulcamara chromosome 1, daSolDulc1.2, whole genome shotgun sequence genomic region, the following are encoded:
- the LOC129897360 gene encoding 8-hydroxygeraniol dehydrogenase-like — MVKSYETEHPIKAYGWAARDTSGVLSPFNFSRRATGENDVQFKVLYCGICHSDLHMLKNEWGNSKYPIVPGHEIVGVVTEVGSKVDKVKVGDSVGAGGLVGSCRKCDSCTNNLEQYCPSHIAMYSTAYYDGTTTYGGFSDLMVANEHFVFRWPENLPMEAAPLLCAGITTYSPLKYFGLDKPGLNIGVVGLGGLGHMAVKFAKAFGCNVTVISTSINKKDEAIKHLGANSFLISRDPEQMQGATSTLDGIIDTVSAEHPISPLLNILKPHGKLVMVGAPPKPLELPVFPLLMGRKIMGGSIIGGMKETQEMLDFAAKHNITPEVEVISMDYVNTAMERLSKSDVKYRFVLDVGNTLKAD, encoded by the exons atggtgaaatcttATGAAACTGAGCACCCAATCAAAGCCTATGGATGGGCAGCTAGAGACACTTCTGGGGTTCTTTCTCCTTTCAACTTCTCAAGAag GGCTACTGGGGAGAATGATGTACAATTCAAAGTGTTGTATTGTGGAATTTGTCACTCAGATCTTCATATGCTCAAGAATGAATGGGGCAATTCCAAGTACCCTATTGTGCCTgg GCACGAGATCGTGGGTGTGGTAACCGAGGTCGGTAGCAAGGTAGACAAAGTGAAGGTGGGGGACAGTGTAGGTGCTGGAGGACTGGTAGGATCATGTCGAAAATGTGACAGTTGTACCAATAACCTCGAACAATATTGTCCTAGCCACATTGCTATGTATAGTACAGCTTACTACGATGGAACCACCACATACGGAGGCTTCTCCGATCTCATGGTGGCCAACGAGCACTTCGTGTTCCGTTGGCCGGAGAATTTACCGATGGAAGCTGCCCCATTGTTGTGTGCTGGGATCACAACATATAGCCCATTGAAATATTTTGGGCTTGATAAGCCTGGATTGAATATTGGTGTTGTGGGCCTTGGTGGGCTGGGCCATATGGCTGTGAAATTTGCAAAGGCTTTTGGATGCAATGTGACTGTTATTAGTACTTCAATTAATAAGAAGGATGAAGCTATTAAACATCTTGGTGCTAATTCATTCTTGATTAGTCGTGATCCAGAACAAATGcag GGTGCAACAAGCACATTGGATGGAATTATAGACACTGTTTCAGCAGAACATCCAATTTCTCCATTGCTCAATATATTAAAGCCTCATGGAAAGCTTGTAATGGTTGGTGCACCACCAAAGCCACTTGAGTTGCCAGTTTTCCCCTTGCTTATGg GTAGGAAAATAATGGGAGGAAGCATCATTGGAGGAATGAAAGAGACACAAGAAATGCTTGATTTTGCAGCAAAACATAATATTACACctgaagttgaagttatttcAATGGATTATGTGAATACTGCCATGGAACGCCTTTCAAAATCGGATGTCAAGTATCGATTCGTGCTCGATGTTGGAAACACATTGAAAGCTGATTAA
- the LOC129897376 gene encoding 8-hydroxygeraniol dehydrogenase-like isoform X2, which produces MVKSYETEHPIKAYGWAARDTSGVLSPFNFSRRATGENDVQFKVLYCGICHSDLHMLKNEWGNSKYPIVPGHEIVGVVTEVGSKVDKVKVGDNVGVGVLVGSCRKCDSCTNDLEQYCPSHIGTYSTTYYDGTTTYGGYSDLMVANEHFVFRWPENLPMEAAPLLCAGITTYSPLKYFGLDKPGLNIGVVGLGGLGHMAVKFAKAFGCNVTVISTSINKKDEAIKHLGAKSFLLSRDPEQMQGATSTLDGIIDTVSADHPISPLLNILKPHGKIVMVGAPPKPLELPVFPLLMGKSWEEASLEE; this is translated from the exons atggtgaaatcttATGAAACTGAGCACCCAATCAAAGCCTATGGATGGGCAGCTAGAGACACTTCTGGGGTTCTTTCTCCTTTCAACTTCTCAAGAag GGCTACTGGGGAGAATGATGTACAATTCAAAGTGTTGTATTGTGGAATTTGTCACTCAGATCTTCATATGCTCAAGAATGAATGGGGCAATTCCAAGTACCCTATTGTGCCTgg ACACGAGATCGTGGGTGTGGTAACCGAGGTCGGTAGCAAGGTAGACAAAGTGAAGGTGGGGGACAATGTAGGTGTTGgagtactggtaggatcatgtCGAAAATGTGACAGTTGTACCAATGACCTCGAACAATATTGTCCTAGCCACATTGGTACGTATAGTACAACTTACTACGATGGAACCACCACATACGGAGGCTACTCCGATCTCATGGTGGCCAACGAGCACTTCGTGTTCCGTTGGCCGGAGAATTTACCGATGGAAGCTGCCCCATTGTTGTGTGCTGGGATCACAACATATAGCCCATTGAAATATTTTGGGCTTGATAAGCCTGGATTGAATATTGGTGTTGTGGGCCTTGGTGGGCTGGGCCATATGGCTGTGAAATTTGCAAAGGCTTTTGGATGCAATGTGACTGTTATTAGTACTTCAATTAATAAGAAGGATGAAGCTATTAAACATCTTGGTGCTAAATCATTCTTGCTTAGTCGTGATCCAGAACAAATGCag GGTGCAACAAGCACATTGGATGGAATTATAGACACTGTTTCAGCAGATCATCCAATTTCTCCATTGCTCAATATATTAAAGCCTCATGGAAAGATTGTAATGGTTGGTGCACCACCAAAGCCACTTGAGTTGCCAGTTTTCCCCTTGCTTATGg GAAAATCATGGGAGGAAGCATCATTGGAGGAATGA
- the LOC129897376 gene encoding 8-hydroxygeraniol dehydrogenase-like isoform X1, with amino-acid sequence MVKSYETEHPIKAYGWAARDTSGVLSPFNFSRRATGENDVQFKVLYCGICHSDLHMLKNEWGNSKYPIVPGHEIVGVVTEVGSKVDKVKVGDNVGVGVLVGSCRKCDSCTNDLEQYCPSHIGTYSTTYYDGTTTYGGYSDLMVANEHFVFRWPENLPMEAAPLLCAGITTYSPLKYFGLDKPGLNIGVVGLGGLGHMAVKFAKAFGCNVTVISTSINKKDEAIKHLGAKSFLLSRDPEQMQGATSTLDGIIDTVSADHPISPLLNILKPHGKIVMVGAPPKPLELPVFPLLMGRKIMGGSIIGGMKETQEMLDFAAKHNITPEVEVVSMDYVNTAMERLSKSDVKYRFVLDVGKTLKVE; translated from the exons atggtgaaatcttATGAAACTGAGCACCCAATCAAAGCCTATGGATGGGCAGCTAGAGACACTTCTGGGGTTCTTTCTCCTTTCAACTTCTCAAGAag GGCTACTGGGGAGAATGATGTACAATTCAAAGTGTTGTATTGTGGAATTTGTCACTCAGATCTTCATATGCTCAAGAATGAATGGGGCAATTCCAAGTACCCTATTGTGCCTgg ACACGAGATCGTGGGTGTGGTAACCGAGGTCGGTAGCAAGGTAGACAAAGTGAAGGTGGGGGACAATGTAGGTGTTGgagtactggtaggatcatgtCGAAAATGTGACAGTTGTACCAATGACCTCGAACAATATTGTCCTAGCCACATTGGTACGTATAGTACAACTTACTACGATGGAACCACCACATACGGAGGCTACTCCGATCTCATGGTGGCCAACGAGCACTTCGTGTTCCGTTGGCCGGAGAATTTACCGATGGAAGCTGCCCCATTGTTGTGTGCTGGGATCACAACATATAGCCCATTGAAATATTTTGGGCTTGATAAGCCTGGATTGAATATTGGTGTTGTGGGCCTTGGTGGGCTGGGCCATATGGCTGTGAAATTTGCAAAGGCTTTTGGATGCAATGTGACTGTTATTAGTACTTCAATTAATAAGAAGGATGAAGCTATTAAACATCTTGGTGCTAAATCATTCTTGCTTAGTCGTGATCCAGAACAAATGCag GGTGCAACAAGCACATTGGATGGAATTATAGACACTGTTTCAGCAGATCATCCAATTTCTCCATTGCTCAATATATTAAAGCCTCATGGAAAGATTGTAATGGTTGGTGCACCACCAAAGCCACTTGAGTTGCCAGTTTTCCCCTTGCTTATGg GTAGGAAAATCATGGGAGGAAGCATCATTGGAGGAATGAAAGAGACACAAGAAATGCTTGATTTTGCAGCAAAACATAATATTACACCTGAAGTTGAAGTTGTTTCAATGGATTATGTGAATACCGCCATGGAACGCCTTTCGAAATCGGATGTCAAGTATCGATTCGTGCTCGATGTTGGGAAAACATTGAAAGTTGAATAA
- the LOC129897470 gene encoding 8-hydroxygeraniol dehydrogenase-like: protein MAKSPEEEHPIKAFGWAARDTSGVLSPFNFSRRATGEKDVQFKILYCGICHTDLHFLKNEWGVTRYPVVPGHEMVGVVTEVGNKVEKFKIGDKVGVGCLVGSCQKCDNCSNDLENYCPKQIQTYGHVYHDGTMTYGGYSDLMIVDEHFAVRWPENLPMEAAPLLCAGITTYSPLKYYGLDKPGVHIGVVGLGGLGHMAVKFAKAFGANVTVISTSPAKKEEALQHLGADKFLLSNNPEQIQGAMNTLDGIIDTVSAVHPLLPYLGMLKPHGKHVIVGAIPQPLEMPVFPLILGRKLIAGSAMGGMKETQEMLDFASKHNITPDVEVVAMDYVNTALERLVKSDVKYRFVLDMGKKMNSV, encoded by the exons ATGGCAAAATCCCCAGAAGAAGAACATCCAATTAAGGCATTTGGATGGGCAGCTAGAGATACTTCTGGAGTTCTTTCTCctttcaacttttcaagaag GGCTACTGGGGAAAAAGATGTGCAATTCAAGATCTTGTATTGTGGAATTTGCCACACAGATCTTCACTTTCTCAAGAATGAATGGGGAGTCACTAGATACCCTGTAGTACCCGG GCATGAGATGGTGGGTGTGGTGACAGAAGTTGGTAACAAAGTTGAGAAATTTAAGATTGGTGACAAAGTTGGTGTTGGATGTCTAGTAGGATCATGTCAAAAATGTGACAATTGTTcaaatgatcttgaaaattacTGTCCTAAACAAATACAGACATACGGTCACGTATACCACGACGGAACGATGACGTACGGTGGTTACTCCGATCTCATGATTGTCGATGAGCATTTCGCGGTCCGTTGGCCGGAGAATTTACCGATGGAAGCTGCACCATTGTTATGTGCTGGAATTACAACTTATAGCCCATTGAAATATTATGGACTTGACAAGCCTGGAGTGCACATTGGTGTTGTGGGACTTGGTGGGCTTGGACATATGGCTGTCAAATTTGCTAAGGCCTTTGGAGCTAATGTCACAGTTATTAGTACTTCTCCTgctaaaaaagaagaagccCTTCAACATCTCGGTGCGGATAAGTTTTTACTCAGCAACAATCCTGAGCAAATTCAG GGTGCAATGAACACATTGGATGGAATTATTGATACAGTTTCAGCAGTTCATCCACTTTTACCATATCTTGGTATGTTAAAGCCTCATGGTAAACATGTTATAGTTGGTGCAATTCCTCAACCACTTGAAATGCCAGTGTTTCCTTTAATCTTGG GAAGGAAGTTAATTGCTGGGAGTGCCATGGGAGGAATGAAAGAGACTCAAGAAATGTTAGATTTTGCAtcaaagcataacataacaccAGATGTTGAAGTTGTCGCGATGGACTATGTGAATACAGCGTTGGAACGCCTTGTGAAATCCGATGTCAAGTATCGTTTCGTGCTAGACATGGGCAAAAAAATGAACTCTGTTTAA